The following coding sequences lie in one Synechococcus sp. CC9902 genomic window:
- the coaD gene encoding pantetheine-phosphate adenylyltransferase, producing the protein MRALYPGSFDPLTNGHMDLIERAAVLFGDVIVAVLGNPSKKPAFSVEERIRQIRSSTAHLQGVEVVSFDGLTVNCAKEHSADLILRGLRAMSDFEYELQLAHTNRSLDDTLETVFMATSTQHSFLSSSVVKEVARFGGAIDHMVPKEVALDLNRLFNSAFLPH; encoded by the coding sequence ATGCGGGCGCTCTATCCCGGCAGCTTTGACCCCCTCACCAATGGTCATATGGACCTGATCGAACGGGCTGCGGTCCTTTTCGGTGACGTGATCGTTGCCGTTCTGGGCAATCCAAGTAAAAAACCGGCCTTCAGTGTCGAAGAGCGGATCAGGCAAATCCGCTCTTCGACGGCCCATCTCCAGGGTGTTGAAGTGGTCAGCTTCGATGGACTCACCGTGAACTGCGCCAAAGAGCACAGCGCTGATCTGATTTTGCGGGGATTACGGGCCATGAGCGACTTTGAATACGAACTTCAACTGGCGCATACCAACCGCTCCCTCGACGACACTCTGGAGACGGTTTTTATGGCAACGTCCACCCAACACAGTTTCCTGAGCAGTTCAGTCGTCAAAGAGGTGGCGCGATTCGGTGGCGCGATTGACCACATGGTGCCCAAAGAGGTGGCGCTCGACCTCAACAGGCTCTTTAATTCAGCTTTCTTACCCCACTGA
- a CDS encoding cysteine desulfurase family protein, with protein MVEAEIYLDAAATTPPRSDVIEAIVEAQRKAWGNPSSLHNTGVKAAELLERLRWELAQRFAVVPDQLIFTSGATESVHLAIVGSAAKLTPGRIVVSGVEHPAVLAAANQLKNKGWTVAFWPVDALGLIRLECLEELLAEPTRMVSLIAAQSEVGALQPTDVVGQACRARGITFHSDATQLIPQGCPEFNHFQSDLVSLSAHKFQGPRGIGLLIRRSNLSLSPVQGGGGQEFGLRSGTEALPLIAGMAQALSVLPAYHLSGDTVPPGSGADVRRQRDDLLQELLEIQGLSLLGPNVTQRSPNHIAVLVGSAGGQPLSARAMVRELARRGVACSSGSACRSGQRQDSSVLTAMNVPEPWRQSGLRFTLGPWLDDKALKQVPERVLDAQRALS; from the coding sequence GTGGTGGAAGCTGAGATCTATTTGGATGCGGCTGCAACCACTCCGCCTCGGTCGGATGTGATTGAGGCCATTGTTGAGGCGCAGCGAAAGGCTTGGGGGAACCCCAGCAGTTTGCACAACACAGGTGTGAAGGCTGCTGAGTTGCTGGAGCGGTTGCGCTGGGAGCTCGCGCAACGTTTCGCGGTGGTGCCAGATCAGCTGATTTTTACCTCAGGCGCCACAGAGTCCGTCCATCTCGCCATTGTTGGTTCAGCGGCGAAGCTCACTCCCGGTCGAATCGTGGTGTCTGGGGTGGAACATCCGGCAGTTTTGGCCGCTGCAAATCAATTGAAAAACAAGGGCTGGACTGTTGCGTTCTGGCCTGTTGATGCGCTGGGTCTGATTCGTTTGGAGTGCCTGGAGGAGCTATTGGCCGAACCGACTCGCATGGTTTCGCTGATTGCTGCCCAGAGCGAGGTCGGTGCACTTCAGCCAACGGACGTGGTGGGACAGGCGTGCCGTGCCCGTGGCATCACGTTCCACAGCGATGCGACACAGCTGATTCCACAGGGCTGTCCTGAGTTCAATCATTTTCAGTCCGACTTGGTCAGCCTGTCGGCCCATAAGTTCCAAGGCCCTCGTGGGATTGGCCTTCTAATCCGACGTTCGAACCTTTCGTTGTCTCCGGTTCAAGGGGGAGGTGGGCAAGAGTTTGGCTTGCGCTCGGGAACGGAAGCCTTACCTCTGATTGCTGGGATGGCTCAGGCCCTATCCGTACTCCCTGCGTATCACCTGAGTGGCGATACGGTCCCACCAGGCTCTGGAGCTGATGTTCGGCGACAACGGGATGACCTACTCCAAGAGCTGTTAGAGATACAGGGTTTGTCGTTGTTGGGCCCGAATGTCACGCAGCGATCGCCAAATCACATCGCTGTTCTGGTCGGGTCTGCAGGGGGGCAGCCCCTTTCTGCGCGGGCGATGGTTCGAGAGTTGGCCCGTCGTGGCGTGGCTTGCAGTAGTGGAAGTGCTTGTCGTTCAGGACAGCGACAAGACAGTTCTGTCTTGACCGCAATGAATGTCCCTGAACCTTGGCGTCAGTCGGGTTTGCGCTTCACCCTCGGTCCTTGGTTGGATGACAAGGCTTTGAAACAAGTTCCTGAACGTGTGTTGGACGCTCAGCGCGCGCTCTCCTGA
- the uvrC gene encoding excinuclease ABC subunit UvrC yields the protein MRPSIWLQRGGTTAADQPLADSISGTPLLTQPERLERRLKDIPAEPGCYLMRDGDDRILYVGKSKTLRSRVRSYFRSRHDLSPRIRLMTRQVCEIEFIVTDSEAEALALESNLIKNHQPHFNVLLKDDKKYPYLCITWSESYPRIFITRRRRFRSPLDRFYGPYVDVGLLRRTLFLVKRVFPLRQRPRPLHQDRTCLNYSIGRCPGVCQEKISSDDYHQTLRKVAMVFQGRSDELQNLLQEQMHKYADRTDYESAARVRDQLQGLDQLTADQKMSLPDSSVSRDVLALACDERLAAVQLFQMRAGKLVGRLGYTADAAGLSPGLILQRVIEEHYSQVDAVEVPPQLLVQHPLPQQSLLEEWLTEQRERKVQIHCPQRRQKADLIELVQRNAEFELLRAKQGQEQQALSTEDLAQLLDLPLPPRRIEGYDISHIQGSDAVASQVVFIDGLPAKQHYRKYKIQSSSIRAGHSDDFMAMAEIMRRRFRRWARAKADGLDLGALRQKGGSALQTDGLNDWPDLVMIDGGKGQLSAVMEALRELNLHDDLNVCSLAKQREEVFLPGESQPLESEADQLGVALLRRLRDEAHRFAVSFHRQQRGERMKRSRLSDIPGLGAKRVRDLLSHFHSIDAIQLASVDTLSKAPGVGPVLAQDIFNFFHPTDENDGLPSSQLEGEQLEHSA from the coding sequence GTGAGGCCCTCAATTTGGCTTCAACGGGGTGGAACTACGGCGGCTGATCAACCCTTGGCTGACTCGATCTCAGGGACGCCTCTCCTCACTCAGCCGGAGCGTTTGGAACGACGCTTAAAAGATATTCCTGCTGAACCCGGTTGTTACCTCATGCGTGATGGTGATGACCGGATTTTGTATGTCGGCAAATCGAAAACATTGCGCAGTCGAGTGCGTAGTTATTTTCGTAGCCGTCACGATCTGTCGCCGCGCATTCGGCTGATGACTCGGCAGGTCTGTGAGATTGAATTCATCGTTACAGATAGCGAGGCAGAGGCTCTTGCCCTTGAATCTAATCTCATAAAAAATCATCAGCCTCATTTTAATGTATTACTAAAGGACGACAAAAAATATCCTTATTTATGCATTACTTGGAGTGAATCTTATCCGCGTATCTTTATTACTCGACGTCGACGTTTTAGGAGCCCATTAGATCGCTTCTATGGACCTTATGTTGATGTAGGACTGCTGCGCCGCACGCTTTTTCTTGTTAAGCGTGTCTTCCCATTGCGTCAAAGACCAAGGCCGTTGCATCAGGATCGTACTTGCTTGAATTACAGCATTGGCCGCTGCCCTGGGGTCTGTCAGGAAAAAATTAGCTCCGACGATTATCACCAAACTTTGCGCAAAGTGGCGATGGTATTTCAAGGTCGAAGTGATGAATTGCAGAACCTCTTGCAGGAACAAATGCATAAATATGCTGATCGTACGGATTACGAATCAGCGGCCCGTGTACGCGATCAACTTCAGGGGCTAGATCAACTCACAGCTGATCAGAAGATGAGCCTCCCCGACTCATCGGTCAGTCGTGATGTCCTTGCGTTGGCCTGTGATGAGCGGCTCGCTGCAGTTCAGTTGTTTCAGATGCGCGCCGGAAAACTTGTCGGACGGCTTGGCTACACAGCCGATGCGGCTGGTCTTTCTCCTGGACTGATCTTGCAACGCGTCATTGAGGAGCATTACAGCCAAGTCGATGCGGTGGAAGTTCCACCCCAGCTCCTTGTTCAGCACCCACTACCTCAACAATCATTGCTGGAGGAATGGCTCACTGAGCAACGTGAACGCAAAGTTCAAATTCATTGCCCCCAGCGCCGCCAAAAAGCCGACTTAATTGAACTGGTTCAGCGCAATGCTGAATTTGAGTTGCTTCGGGCCAAGCAAGGTCAAGAGCAACAAGCCTTGTCCACAGAAGACTTGGCTCAACTTCTTGACCTCCCACTTCCTCCTCGGAGAATTGAGGGATACGACATCAGCCATATCCAAGGCAGTGATGCTGTGGCCTCCCAGGTGGTGTTTATCGATGGTTTGCCGGCGAAACAGCATTACCGCAAATACAAAATCCAGAGCAGCAGCATCCGTGCAGGGCACAGCGATGACTTCATGGCCATGGCAGAAATTATGCGAAGGCGGTTTCGCCGCTGGGCACGAGCAAAAGCTGATGGGCTCGATCTGGGAGCTTTGCGTCAAAAGGGAGGTAGTGCCCTTCAAACGGATGGTCTGAACGATTGGCCCGATCTCGTGATGATTGATGGCGGCAAGGGTCAGCTTTCAGCTGTCATGGAGGCTCTCCGAGAACTGAATCTCCATGACGATTTAAATGTTTGCTCCCTCGCAAAGCAGAGGGAAGAGGTGTTCCTTCCTGGGGAAAGTCAACCGCTTGAGAGTGAAGCTGATCAGTTGGGAGTTGCGTTGCTTCGTCGACTCCGGGATGAGGCCCACCGTTTTGCCGTGAGTTTTCATCGGCAACAGCGAGGCGAACGGATGAAACGCTCTCGCTTGTCGGATATTCCTGGTTTGGGCGCGAAGCGTGTCAGGGATTTGTTGTCGCATTTTCATTCGATCGATGCCATTCAACTGGCCTCGGTCGACACACTCTCAAAAGCGCCTGGTGTTGGTCCAGTCCTTGCTCAGGATATTTTCAACTTCTTCCATCCCACCGACGAGAACGACGGTTTGCCCTCCTCTCAACTAGAAGGAGAACAACTGGAGCACTCCGCATGA
- the hemJ gene encoding protoporphyrinogen oxidase HemJ, which yields MTLPPEAYLWFKTLHIVGVVVWFAGLFYLVRLFIYHVETAELEPSLQQPFRDQYTLMEKRLANIITTPGMVVAVTMAIGLLVAQPSWLQQTWMHAKLAFVAALLGYHFFCYRLMGQLHAGSCQWSGKQLRALNELPTLLLVIVVMLVVFKSQFPTGAATWFIVALVVFMAGSIQFYARWRRLRAEAASEL from the coding sequence ATGACGCTTCCTCCTGAGGCTTACCTCTGGTTCAAAACACTCCACATCGTTGGTGTGGTGGTGTGGTTTGCAGGATTGTTCTATTTGGTTCGCCTGTTCATCTATCACGTTGAAACGGCAGAGCTAGAACCCTCTCTGCAACAGCCGTTTCGAGATCAGTACACGCTGATGGAAAAACGTCTGGCCAACATCATCACCACCCCTGGGATGGTCGTTGCAGTGACGATGGCCATTGGACTGCTGGTGGCCCAGCCGAGTTGGCTCCAGCAGACGTGGATGCACGCCAAGCTTGCCTTTGTGGCGGCCCTTTTGGGATATCACTTTTTCTGTTATCGCCTGATGGGACAGCTGCACGCCGGCAGCTGTCAATGGTCTGGAAAGCAGTTGCGTGCTCTGAATGAGCTCCCCACATTGCTGTTGGTGATTGTTGTGATGTTGGTGGTCTTTAAATCTCAGTTCCCAACGGGTGCTGCGACTTGGTTCATCGTTGCATTGGTGGTGTTTATGGCCGGTTCAATCCAGTTTTATGCCCGTTGGAGACGTCTGCGGGCTGAGGCAGCATCGGAGCTGTGA
- a CDS encoding PHP domain-containing protein, translated as MSHPLREVLAQVASDSCPGSFNFHCHTVCSDGSLEPVGLVQQATNLGLTHLAVTDHHSSHAHAPMQAWLDQRRSLGERVPTLWSGMEISSLLKGCLVHVLALGFELNHDALKPYNHGDSVVGEALRAEAVVNAIHQAGGLAVLAHPARYRLSHGVLIEEAARLGFDGGEAWYDYDMNPAWAPSPLICDSIDRQLANLGLLRTCGTDSHGIDLCGR; from the coding sequence ATGAGTCACCCACTGCGCGAGGTGCTGGCTCAAGTGGCCTCTGATAGTTGTCCTGGCTCGTTCAATTTTCATTGCCACACCGTTTGTAGTGACGGAAGCCTCGAACCCGTTGGGTTGGTTCAACAGGCCACCAATTTGGGCTTAACCCATTTGGCTGTCACGGATCACCACAGCTCCCACGCCCATGCACCCATGCAGGCTTGGTTGGACCAGCGTCGATCCTTGGGCGAACGCGTGCCAACTCTTTGGAGTGGCATGGAGATCAGTTCACTGCTCAAGGGTTGCCTGGTTCATGTGCTGGCTCTTGGTTTTGAGCTCAATCACGACGCTTTAAAGCCCTACAACCACGGTGATTCCGTGGTTGGTGAGGCCCTGCGTGCTGAAGCTGTGGTGAATGCCATTCATCAGGCTGGTGGGCTAGCAGTTCTCGCCCATCCGGCTCGCTATCGACTGAGCCATGGGGTTTTGATTGAGGAAGCTGCACGACTTGGCTTTGATGGAGGCGAAGCGTGGTACGACTACGACATGAACCCGGCCTGGGCACCTAGCCCGTTGATCTGTGATTCCATCGACCGTCAGCTGGCCAACCTTGGCCTTTTGCGTACGTGTGGCACAGATAGTCATGGAATCGACCTCTGTGGCCGCTAA
- a CDS encoding cryptochrome/photolyase family protein produces the protein MEITLVYPHQLFAEHPAIQSGRCVALIEDPLFFGTDPSWPIKVHCQRLLLHRLSMAAYADDLRNKGYSVQVQRHDSAVDTNGHLGLLHAAGYRRFHVADPVDHLLEKRLKAFIDENNCHLEVVDTPLLLTPQLVSEKHFGNGKKPLMAKFYEMQRKRLNILVDADGAPHGGQWSFDADNRKKLPKGITVPLEPASPQQIDVASILKQLKHEQLPLLGNGDQFNYPVNHQQAALWLDQFLDDRFKDFGAYEDAISRYHRVMWHGVLTPMLNIGLLTPRQILDRTLEYSKKNDIPLNSLEGFIRQIIGWREFMAVMYRRHGVEMRNSNFWEFEDRPIPDAFYTGNTGLPPIDDAIKHALQTGYCHHIERLMLVGNIMQLCGFHPNRVYVWFMELFVDAYDWVMVPNVYGMSQFADGGIFTTKPYVSGSNYVRKMSDYPKGPWCEIWDGLFWSFIKKHETFFRSQYRLAMMTRNLDRMAPETLAAHQHRANDFLEGLN, from the coding sequence GTGGAGATCACTCTTGTTTATCCGCATCAGCTGTTTGCGGAGCACCCAGCCATTCAATCCGGTCGTTGCGTAGCGCTGATCGAGGACCCGCTTTTTTTTGGAACCGATCCTTCGTGGCCGATCAAGGTTCATTGCCAACGGTTGTTGCTGCATCGTTTGTCGATGGCGGCCTATGCCGATGACCTCCGGAATAAGGGTTATTCAGTGCAGGTTCAGCGTCATGACAGTGCTGTTGATACGAATGGTCATCTAGGGCTTCTTCACGCTGCTGGTTATCGACGGTTTCACGTAGCGGATCCTGTTGATCACCTTCTGGAAAAACGTTTGAAAGCATTCATAGATGAAAATAATTGTCATCTAGAGGTCGTAGATACGCCTCTTCTTCTTACACCTCAGCTGGTTAGTGAGAAACATTTTGGCAACGGGAAAAAACCGTTAATGGCCAAATTTTATGAGATGCAGCGCAAACGGTTAAATATTTTGGTCGATGCTGATGGTGCACCCCATGGAGGGCAGTGGAGTTTTGATGCCGATAACCGTAAGAAATTGCCCAAGGGAATCACCGTTCCCCTTGAACCGGCGTCTCCTCAACAGATTGATGTTGCCTCGATATTGAAGCAGCTGAAACACGAACAGTTACCTCTTCTTGGAAATGGAGATCAATTCAATTATCCAGTTAATCATCAACAGGCTGCTCTTTGGTTGGATCAATTTCTGGATGATCGATTCAAGGATTTTGGAGCCTATGAAGATGCCATTAGTCGATACCACCGAGTGATGTGGCATGGAGTTTTGACACCCATGCTGAATATTGGCTTATTGACACCGCGTCAGATCCTCGACCGTACCTTGGAGTACTCTAAGAAAAATGATATTCCTCTGAATTCTTTAGAAGGATTTATTCGACAAATTATTGGTTGGCGAGAATTTATGGCCGTGATGTATCGCCGTCACGGGGTGGAAATGCGTAACAGTAATTTTTGGGAGTTTGAAGATCGCCCCATCCCTGATGCGTTCTATACAGGCAATACAGGATTGCCTCCAATTGATGACGCCATAAAGCACGCCTTGCAAACTGGTTATTGCCATCATATTGAGCGATTAATGCTCGTTGGAAACATAATGCAGCTTTGTGGTTTTCATCCGAATCGTGTTTATGTGTGGTTTATGGAGTTATTTGTTGATGCTTATGACTGGGTCATGGTTCCAAATGTTTATGGGATGAGTCAATTTGCGGATGGCGGTATTTTCACGACGAAACCCTATGTATCTGGGTCTAATTATGTCCGTAAAATGTCAGATTATCCCAAAGGCCCATGGTGTGAGATTTGGGATGGATTATTTTGGAGTTTCATCAAGAAACACGAGACATTTTTTCGAAGTCAATATCGATTAGCGATGATGACTCGTAATTTGGATCGGATGGCACCCGAAACGCTTGCCGCTCATCAGCATCGGGCCAACGATTTTCTTGAAGGATTGAACTGA
- the dacB gene encoding D-alanyl-D-alanine carboxypeptidase/D-alanyl-D-alanine endopeptidase: protein MRRFTALVLLSSLNVTGAVAQPLLAPPPVQQRQGRALLGMGPLCPALQRSVEASVGSESRAWSISVLDDRGQALADLNGGLARIPASNQKLVSTAFALDRLGPDFRLRTELLRHPNGTLELVGEGDPDLSVAEVQRIAMVALGQGGSRRPSVSTQPVKLVVREEPRQRWWPSDWHPADRSYAYGAPITRLALTSNALYMAVMNPAARLQQVLDLAIRRQGGQVQLELQDHDSVEDSFVEESFVEESVDEKSVVLHREESAPMHALLSLANTESHNFTAEVLMREAANSWDLGQASLITTRWLQAQGVPMGGVRIRDGSGLSRGNRLTTRAISTLLWRMAQHPLGSYYQASMAIAGQRGTLRKRFGSTTLYGRFWGKTGTLSGVRSISGVLETKHGPRYVSMISNGGSAPFAVMGDVLLASQRISRCPSWNGIERMNGVRD, encoded by the coding sequence ATGCGACGCTTCACGGCCCTGGTTTTGTTGTCTTCGCTCAACGTCACTGGAGCTGTTGCCCAGCCGTTGTTAGCGCCTCCGCCCGTTCAACAACGTCAAGGTCGTGCTCTGCTTGGAATGGGACCGCTCTGCCCAGCCCTCCAAAGATCAGTGGAGGCTTCAGTGGGATCCGAAAGTCGGGCCTGGAGCATCAGTGTGCTCGACGACCGCGGTCAAGCTCTGGCTGATCTCAATGGAGGACTCGCGCGGATTCCAGCTTCAAACCAAAAGCTGGTCAGCACTGCTTTTGCCCTTGATCGTCTTGGTCCGGACTTTCGTTTACGCACCGAGCTTCTTCGCCATCCCAATGGCACCTTGGAGCTGGTCGGCGAAGGGGATCCCGATTTGAGCGTCGCTGAGGTGCAACGCATCGCGATGGTTGCCCTCGGTCAGGGTGGCTCCCGTCGACCATCGGTCTCAACGCAGCCGGTCAAGTTGGTCGTTCGCGAGGAACCTCGTCAGCGTTGGTGGCCCAGCGATTGGCATCCTGCCGATCGTTCTTATGCCTACGGGGCACCCATCACCCGGTTAGCGCTCACCAGTAACGCGCTTTACATGGCCGTGATGAACCCTGCAGCTCGATTGCAGCAGGTTCTGGATTTGGCGATTCGCCGCCAGGGGGGGCAAGTCCAGCTTGAGTTGCAGGATCACGACAGTGTCGAAGACAGTTTTGTTGAAGAAAGTTTTGTTGAGGAAAGTGTTGATGAGAAAAGTGTTGTTTTGCATCGCGAAGAGTCGGCTCCCATGCATGCCTTGCTCAGCCTGGCCAACACCGAAAGTCATAACTTCACGGCAGAAGTATTGATGCGGGAAGCAGCGAACAGCTGGGATCTTGGACAGGCTTCATTGATCACAACCCGTTGGCTTCAAGCCCAGGGTGTTCCGATGGGTGGCGTTCGCATCCGTGATGGGAGTGGGTTGTCCCGTGGCAATCGTCTGACCACTCGAGCCATTTCAACCCTGCTTTGGCGCATGGCACAGCATCCATTGGGTAGCTACTACCAAGCCTCGATGGCGATCGCAGGTCAACGAGGAACGCTCAGAAAACGATTTGGAAGCACAACGCTTTATGGACGTTTTTGGGGAAAAACAGGAACGTTGTCTGGGGTGAGATCGATCTCAGGGGTTCTTGAAACCAAGCATGGCCCCCGTTACGTGAGCATGATCTCGAACGGCGGTTCCGCCCCCTTCGCCGTGATGGGGGATGTGCTGTTAGCGAGTCAGCGGATTAGCCGTTGCCCTTCATGGAACGGAATCGAGAGGATGAACGGCGTCCGCGATTGA
- a CDS encoding DUF4330 domain-containing protein, translating into MTRLNWLRNLSPIDGVAAVIACLALVGVVWSPKLNQAIAKASGAMQPVGVSVDVRQLQLAQPELLLQSIREEGRVNIVIRNQPAGRVELVDVVNVTQPLMAVQPDGRIVEADIANQSQGLHVRFVLKADAEAAASGVVFGGTKLKIGVPVDLQGRLYSFRGVVSGITLP; encoded by the coding sequence ATGACTCGCCTCAATTGGCTTCGCAACCTGTCGCCTATCGATGGTGTAGCGGCAGTCATTGCATGCCTGGCTCTCGTCGGTGTGGTGTGGTCGCCAAAGCTGAATCAAGCCATCGCCAAGGCCTCAGGGGCGATGCAACCGGTTGGGGTGAGTGTGGATGTCCGGCAACTGCAATTGGCTCAGCCCGAGCTCTTGCTTCAGTCGATTCGTGAAGAAGGCCGAGTGAATATCGTCATTCGCAATCAACCGGCGGGACGTGTTGAACTCGTGGATGTGGTGAATGTCACCCAGCCGTTGATGGCTGTGCAACCAGACGGCCGAATTGTTGAAGCAGACATTGCCAATCAGTCCCAAGGGCTTCATGTTCGTTTTGTGTTGAAGGCCGACGCTGAAGCTGCTGCGTCAGGTGTTGTCTTTGGCGGCACCAAGCTCAAAATTGGCGTGCCGGTGGATCTGCAAGGACGGCTTTACAGCTTCCGTGGCGTGGTCAGCGGGATCACCCTTCCGTGA
- a CDS encoding DUF1995 family protein: protein MTSSEDTTSSLPADLLMAEAQLQNAVIAALASGAARRWSANLRFENLRVLPVALRLARALLAKDCPVLVVWPDAGAAALARRDADDLSAVTMDFNQLKRKESSTPDTRVLLAIGPQPSDYDDFEAVCDGHAGPVVMLNGRLEDAAVGIGSVARERRKGFVATWLQAYWLQPLEGGALLRSYPENWQLFRLDPDGYRPLSSFETRPDPETISAVLAGEDPDGLKQQLKSVDRFLDGLQN, encoded by the coding sequence ATGACATCGTCCGAAGACACAACAAGCTCCCTGCCAGCTGATTTGTTGATGGCAGAAGCACAACTTCAGAATGCAGTGATAGCAGCACTCGCCTCGGGTGCTGCGCGTCGATGGTCGGCCAATCTCCGCTTCGAAAATTTGCGGGTTCTTCCTGTTGCACTCAGGCTTGCCCGCGCCCTGTTGGCGAAGGATTGTCCAGTTTTAGTTGTGTGGCCGGATGCGGGTGCTGCGGCCTTAGCGCGGCGCGATGCGGACGACCTCAGCGCCGTCACGATGGATTTCAATCAACTGAAGCGGAAGGAGTCGAGTACTCCTGATACCCGAGTTCTGTTGGCGATTGGTCCACAGCCTTCTGATTACGACGATTTTGAGGCGGTGTGTGATGGCCATGCCGGCCCGGTGGTGATGCTCAACGGCCGCTTGGAAGATGCCGCCGTGGGGATTGGCAGCGTGGCCCGGGAGCGACGAAAGGGTTTTGTTGCCACTTGGCTGCAGGCGTATTGGCTTCAACCGCTGGAGGGAGGCGCCCTACTCAGGTCTTATCCGGAGAACTGGCAGTTGTTTCGCTTGGATCCGGACGGATATCGCCCACTGTCGTCGTTCGAGACGCGACCAGATCCTGAAACGATTTCTGCTGTTTTGGCCGGTGAGGATCCAGATGGCTTGAAGCAGCAGCTCAAAAGCGTCGATCGCTTTCTCGATGGTCTACAAAATTGA
- a CDS encoding flavin reductase family protein, which yields MSLDTDAKKVLLRKIPHGLFICGVRDGDDVNGFTASWVTQGSFEPPLVVMGVRADSSSHAIIEATKRFSLNVLRADQKDLAAVFFKPQKGLGGRFEAAPFTEGELGLPLLDDAVGGVECELVGSLKHGDHTVFVGAVKSARLIADGEALNLASTGWNYGG from the coding sequence ATGAGCCTCGATACCGACGCCAAGAAAGTTCTGCTTCGCAAAATCCCCCATGGACTGTTTATTTGTGGCGTGCGGGATGGTGATGATGTGAATGGTTTTACAGCCAGTTGGGTCACCCAGGGTTCATTTGAGCCGCCTTTGGTCGTCATGGGTGTTCGGGCCGATAGCAGTAGCCACGCCATCATTGAGGCCACCAAACGCTTCTCGCTCAACGTCTTAAGGGCCGACCAAAAGGATTTGGCTGCGGTGTTCTTTAAGCCTCAGAAAGGCTTGGGCGGTCGTTTTGAAGCTGCACCTTTCACCGAAGGGGAACTCGGACTTCCGTTGCTGGACGATGCTGTTGGCGGCGTTGAATGTGAACTGGTTGGCTCGCTCAAGCACGGTGATCACACCGTTTTCGTGGGTGCGGTGAAGTCGGCCCGTTTGATTGCAGACGGTGAGGCCCTCAATTTGGCTTCAACGGGGTGGAACTACGGCGGCTGA